One genomic region from Prionailurus bengalensis isolate Pbe53 chromosome C1, Fcat_Pben_1.1_paternal_pri, whole genome shotgun sequence encodes:
- the ARHGEF4 gene encoding rho guanine nucleotide exchange factor 4 isoform X4: MRGALSRSWSLESLRSATAAIPDGVLDPAIRADEAGSEEDLYEDLHSSSHHYSHPGGGGEQLAINELISDGSVVCAEALWDHVTMDDQELGFKAGDVIEVMDATNREWWWGRVADGEGWFPASFVRLRVNQDEPTDDDTLRAGDGGAEDGSVEAQSSKDQMRTNVINEILSTERDYIKHLRDICEGYIRQCRKRADMFSEEQLRTIFGNIEDIYRCQKAFVKALEQRFNRERPHLSELGACFLEHQADFQIYSEYCNNHPNACVELSRLTKLSKYVYFFEACRLLQKMIDISLDGFLLTPVQKICKYPLQLAELLKYTPPQHRDFKDVEAALHAMKNVAQLINERKRRLENIDKIAQWQSSIEDWEGEDLLVRSSELIYSGELTRVTQPQAKSQQRMFFLFDHQLIYCKKDLLRRDVLYYKGRVDMDGLEVVDLEDGKDRDLHVSVKNAFRLLCGTTGESHLLCARKPEQKQRWLKAFAREREQVRLDQETGFSITELQRKQAMLNASKQQATGKPKALSRPYYLARQKHPALPASLPQQQVLVLAEPKRKPSTFWHSISRLAPFRK; this comes from the exons CTATCCCTGATGGAGTTCTGGACCCGGCCATCCGTGCTGACGAGGCAGGGAGTGAGGAGGACCTGTATGAGGACCTGCACAGCTCCAGCCACCACTACAGCCACCCTGGAGGGGGTGGTGAGCAGCTGGCCATCAATGAG CTCATCAGTGATGGCAGTGTGGTCTGTGCTGAAGCACTCTGGGACCATGTCACCATGGATGACCAGGAACTGGGCTTCAAAGCTGGGGATGTCATCGAAGTAATGGATGCCACCAACAGAGAGTGGTGGTGGGGTCGTGTTGCTGATGGCGAGGGGTGGTTTCCAGCCAGCTTCGTACGG CTACGGGTGAACCAGGACGAGCCCACCGACGATGACACGTTGCGGGCTGGGGACGGCGGGGCCGAGGATGGAAGTGTCGAGGCACAAAGCAGCAAGGACCAGATGCGGACCAACGTCATCAACGAGATCCTCAGCACTGAACGGGACTACATCAAGCATCTGCGGGACATCTGCGAG GGCTACATCAGGCAGTGTCGCAAGCGTGCTGACATGTTCAGCGAGGAACAGCTGCGCACCATCTTTGGGAACATCGAGGACATCTACCGGTGCCAGAAGGCGTTCGTGAAGGCGCTAGAGCAGAGGTTCAACAGGGAGCGCCCCCACCTGAGCGAGCTGGGCGCCTGCTTCCTGGAGCAC CAAGCAGACTTCCAGATCTACTCGGAGTACTGCAACAACCACCCCAATGCCTGTGTGGAGCTCTCCAGGCTTACCAAGCTCAGCAAGTATGTGTACTTCTTTGAGGCCTGCCGGTTACTGCAGAAGATGATAGATATCTCCCTGGACGGCTTTCTGCTGACACCGGTACAGAAGATCTGCAAGTACCCTCTGCAGCTGGCTGAGCTGCTCAAGTACACACCCCCCCAGCACAG GGACTTCAAGGATGTGGAGGCAGCCTTACATGCCATGAAGAATGTGGCCCAGCTCATCAACGAACGGAAACGGAGGCTTGAAAACATTGACAAGATTGCTCAATGGCAGAGCTCCATAGAGGATTGGGAG GGGGAAGATCTCCTGGTCAGGAGTTCGGAACTCATCTACTCGGGGGAGCTGACCCGTGTTACACAACCACAAGCCAAGAGCCAGCAGAGGATGTTTTTCCTCTTTGACCACCAGCTCATCTACTGCAAGAAG GACCTTCTCCGCCGGGATGTGCTGTACTATAAGGGCCGAGTGGACATGGATGGCCTGGAGGTGGTGGACCTGGAGGACGGGAAAGATCGAGACCTCCACGTGAGTGTCAAGAATGCTTTCCGTCTGCTCTGCGGCACCACGGGAGAGAgtcacctgctgtgtgccaggaagcCTGAGCAAAAACAACGCTGGCTCAAGGCCTTcgccagggagagggagcaggtgcGGCTGGACCAGGAGACAG GCTTTTCCATCACCGAGCTGCAGAGGAAGCAGGCCATGCTGAATGCCAGCAAGCAGCAGGCCACCGGGAAGCCCAAAG CCCTCAGCCGGCCCTACTACCTGGCACGCCAGAAGCACCCGGCACTGCCGGCCAGCCTGCCCCAGCAACAGGTCTTGGTACTGGCAGAGCCCAAGCGGAAGCCATCCACCTTCTGGCACAGCATTAGCCGGCTGGCACCGTTCCGCAAGTGA
- the ARHGEF4 gene encoding rho guanine nucleotide exchange factor 4 isoform X5, with amino-acid sequence MDDQELGFKAGDVIEVMDATNREWWWGRVADGEGWFPASFVRLRVNQDEPTDDDTLRAGDGGAEDGSVEAQSSKDQMRTNVINEILSTERDYIKHLRDICEGYIRQCRKRADMFSEEQLRTIFGNIEDIYRCQKAFVKALEQRFNRERPHLSELGACFLEHQADFQIYSEYCNNHPNACVELSRLTKLSKYVYFFEACRLLQKMIDISLDGFLLTPVQKICKYPLQLAELLKYTPPQHRDFKDVEAALHAMKNVAQLINERKRRLENIDKIAQWQSSIEDWEGEDLLVRSSELIYSGELTRVTQPQAKSQQRMFFLFDHQLIYCKKDLLRRDVLYYKGRVDMDGLEVVDLEDGKDRDLHVSVKNAFRLLCGTTGESHLLCARKPEQKQRWLKAFAREREQVRLDQETGFSITELQRKQAMLNASKQQATGKPKALSRPYYLARQKHPALPASLPQQQVLVLAEPKRKPSTFWHSISRLAPFRK; translated from the exons ATGGATGACCAGGAACTGGGCTTCAAAGCTGGGGATGTCATCGAAGTAATGGATGCCACCAACAGAGAGTGGTGGTGGGGTCGTGTTGCTGATGGCGAGGGGTGGTTTCCAGCCAGCTTCGTACGG CTACGGGTGAACCAGGACGAGCCCACCGACGATGACACGTTGCGGGCTGGGGACGGCGGGGCCGAGGATGGAAGTGTCGAGGCACAAAGCAGCAAGGACCAGATGCGGACCAACGTCATCAACGAGATCCTCAGCACTGAACGGGACTACATCAAGCATCTGCGGGACATCTGCGAG GGCTACATCAGGCAGTGTCGCAAGCGTGCTGACATGTTCAGCGAGGAACAGCTGCGCACCATCTTTGGGAACATCGAGGACATCTACCGGTGCCAGAAGGCGTTCGTGAAGGCGCTAGAGCAGAGGTTCAACAGGGAGCGCCCCCACCTGAGCGAGCTGGGCGCCTGCTTCCTGGAGCAC CAAGCAGACTTCCAGATCTACTCGGAGTACTGCAACAACCACCCCAATGCCTGTGTGGAGCTCTCCAGGCTTACCAAGCTCAGCAAGTATGTGTACTTCTTTGAGGCCTGCCGGTTACTGCAGAAGATGATAGATATCTCCCTGGACGGCTTTCTGCTGACACCGGTACAGAAGATCTGCAAGTACCCTCTGCAGCTGGCTGAGCTGCTCAAGTACACACCCCCCCAGCACAG GGACTTCAAGGATGTGGAGGCAGCCTTACATGCCATGAAGAATGTGGCCCAGCTCATCAACGAACGGAAACGGAGGCTTGAAAACATTGACAAGATTGCTCAATGGCAGAGCTCCATAGAGGATTGGGAG GGGGAAGATCTCCTGGTCAGGAGTTCGGAACTCATCTACTCGGGGGAGCTGACCCGTGTTACACAACCACAAGCCAAGAGCCAGCAGAGGATGTTTTTCCTCTTTGACCACCAGCTCATCTACTGCAAGAAG GACCTTCTCCGCCGGGATGTGCTGTACTATAAGGGCCGAGTGGACATGGATGGCCTGGAGGTGGTGGACCTGGAGGACGGGAAAGATCGAGACCTCCACGTGAGTGTCAAGAATGCTTTCCGTCTGCTCTGCGGCACCACGGGAGAGAgtcacctgctgtgtgccaggaagcCTGAGCAAAAACAACGCTGGCTCAAGGCCTTcgccagggagagggagcaggtgcGGCTGGACCAGGAGACAG GCTTTTCCATCACCGAGCTGCAGAGGAAGCAGGCCATGCTGAATGCCAGCAAGCAGCAGGCCACCGGGAAGCCCAAAG CCCTCAGCCGGCCCTACTACCTGGCACGCCAGAAGCACCCGGCACTGCCGGCCAGCCTGCCCCAGCAACAGGTCTTGGTACTGGCAGAGCCCAAGCGGAAGCCATCCACCTTCTGGCACAGCATTAGCCGGCTGGCACCGTTCCGCAAGTGA